Proteins from a single region of Pseudomonas quebecensis:
- a CDS encoding FKBP-type peptidyl-prolyl cis-trans isomerase, with amino-acid sequence MSEVNLSTDETRVSYGIGRQLGDQLRDNPPPGVSLDAILAGLTDAFAGKPSRVDQEQMAASFKVIREVMQAEAAAKAEAAAGAGLAFLAENAKREGITTLASGLQFEVLTQGDGAKPTREDQVRTHYHGTLIDGTVFDSSYERGQPAEFPVGGVIAGWTEALQLMNAGSKWRLYVPSELAYGAQGVGSIPPHSVLVFDVELLDVL; translated from the coding sequence ATGTCCGAAGTTAATCTGTCCACCGACGAAACCCGCGTCAGCTACGGTATCGGCCGTCAGTTGGGCGACCAACTGCGCGACAACCCGCCGCCGGGCGTGAGCCTGGACGCGATCCTGGCCGGCCTGACCGACGCTTTTGCGGGCAAGCCAAGCCGTGTTGACCAGGAACAAATGGCCGCCAGCTTCAAGGTGATCCGCGAAGTCATGCAGGCCGAAGCCGCTGCCAAGGCTGAAGCCGCAGCCGGTGCCGGCCTGGCTTTCCTGGCTGAAAACGCCAAGCGCGAGGGCATCACCACCCTGGCTTCCGGTCTGCAGTTTGAAGTGCTGACTCAGGGCGACGGCGCCAAGCCGACCCGTGAAGACCAGGTGCGTACCCACTACCACGGCACCCTGATCGACGGCACTGTGTTCGACAGCTCCTACGAGCGTGGCCAGCCAGCCGAATTCCCGGTAGGTGGTGTGATCGCCGGTTGGACCGAAGCCCTGCAACTGATGAATGCCGGCAGCAAATGGCGCCTGTACGTGCCGAGCGAGTTGGCTTACGGCGCTCAAGGCGTTGGCAGCATCCCGCCACACAGCGTTCTGGTGTTCGACGTCGAGCTGCTCGACGTTCTGTAA